One stretch of Caloenas nicobarica isolate bCalNic1 chromosome 26, bCalNic1.hap1, whole genome shotgun sequence DNA includes these proteins:
- the CLDN25 gene encoding putative claudin-25: MAGSWRAVAQAVGTLLAVLGWVSSCVTTFVPLWKSLNLELNELEVWSMGLWQVCIAHEEGAVECRAHGSFLALPPALRIARLLMCLSNGLGLLGCALAAPGLRGWSCCRDKPALKRRLLLAGGAALGAAGMATLAPVSWVAYNTVLDFWDDTVPNIVPRWEFGEAMFLGWFAGASLAVGGLLLACSARAAGTATPPAPAGRQPPAARGPARGHHLHPKTADLVI, encoded by the coding sequence ATGGCCGGGAGCTGGCGCGCCGTGGCGCAGGCGGTGGGGACGCTGCTGGCCGTCCTCGGCTGGGTCTCCTCCTGCGTCACCACCTTCGTGCCACTCTGGAAGAGCCTCAACCTGGAGCTGAACGAGCTGGAGGTGTGGAGCATGGGGCTGTGGCAGGTCTGCATCGCCCACGAGGAGGGCGCGGTGGAGTGCCGAGCCCACGGCTCCTTTCTGGCGCTGCCACCGGCACTGCGCATCGCCCGGCTCCTCATGTGCCTCTCCAacgggctggggctgctgggctgcGCCCTGGCCGCGCCGGGGCTGcgtggctggagctgctgccgcgACAAACCGGCGCTGAAGCGGCGGCTCCTGCTTGCCGGGGGAGCGGCGCTCGGCGCGGCGGGGATGGCCACGCTGGCGCCGGTCTCCTGGGTCGCCTACAACACCGTCCTCGACTTCTGGGATGACACGGTGCCCAACATCGTGCCGCGCTGGGAGTTCGGGGAGGCCATGTTCCTGGGCTGGTTTGCTGGAGCCTCACTGGCCGTGGGTGGGCTGCTCCTGGCCTGCAGCGCCCGCGCCGCCGGGACGGCGACACCGCCGGCCCCCGCTGGCCGCCAGCCCCCTGCtgcgcggggcccggcccgcggccaccacctgcaccccaaaaccgcAGACCTGGTCATCTAG
- the USP28 gene encoding ubiquitin carboxyl-terminal hydrolase 28 isoform X1, giving the protein MPADPRAPGGADCQMLLNQLKEITGIQDSAFLHAALKAANGDLTAAVTFLTEEQAQEPAGDAAAAELAPWEGSAVGKRLRHDATAVLGADTEDDVPAVTRALESPGAQAADGDTAERLQETPSADNKNRSKRKRCEAWGENLKQNDWRRVGDWPVGMKNIGNTCWFSAVIQSLFQLPEFRRLVLGYSLPQNVLESCRSRAGKRNIAFMQELQCLFALMLGTRRKFVDPSAALELLRDAFRSAEEQQQDVSEFTHKLLDWLEDAFQLAVNVKSPRDKSENPMVQLFYGTFLTEGVHEGNTFSKIETFGQYPLQVNGYRDLAECLAGAMVEGELEAPQALTYGQQRWFTKLPPVLTFELSRFEFNQSLGQPEKIHTKLEFPQTIYMDRYLYSSKELIQAKREELKRLKEKMVVLQQKLERYLRFGSGPVRFPLPDMLRSVLEFVGTGTPLMSPGTPLMSPAQGQPNSMLERQDAGIEDAGFFLANSSPQQNPRSLLQPCGSPAEMSDRPAPRAVSEEELNLVRTCLQRWRDEVERDVQELKESIARINMSIEQMYCDPLLQQVPYGLHAVLVHEGQANAGHYWAYVYDRPRQAWLKYNDIAVTESSWEELRRDSFGGVRNASAYCLMYTRGSAADNGDVSEAGQLQEELDALSPELRHYVQEENWRLEREAEEWDEEQSCKVPPTEPSPASGSQELSSESGPDLPPGRERSVRSLSSEHARMATEQTAQAIANTADAYERHGVEAALCEPEEVEPVEAPAGGAAGTAEAERLRDAEQPEPAAPTSSRLSEVEIPSVGKIPVRSDADGYNEEVMLSPAMQGVILAIAKARQTFDRDGSEAGLVKAFHEEYSRLYLLAKETPTPRSDARLQHVLIYLLQNNAPQQVVERTLLEQFADKNLSYDERSISIMKVARAKLREIGPDDVDMEEYQRWHEDYSLFRKVSVYLLTGLELYQNRKYQESLTYLVYAYQSNGQLLRKGPGRGVSEALIALYRRKCLLKLNEVAAALFVSAEDARVAEGVGILNELIIPCMHLMNSFDISKEDLDALEAMRSRWCSYLGREDMDARLQLQLGELLPRLLDSSGEAVVLKEPPKIRPNSPYDLCSRFAAVMESIHAASAITVN; this is encoded by the exons ATGCCGGCCGATCCGCGGGCCCCGGGCGGCGCG GATTGCCAGATGCTTTTAAACCAGCTGAAAGAGATCACGGGGATTCAAGATTCAGCTTTCCTGCACGCAGCTCTAAAG GCTGCAAATGGGGACCTGACGGCAGCCGTCACGTTCCTGACGGAGGAGCAGGCGCAGGAGCCGGCCGGGGACGCGGCTGCCGCGGAGCTGGCGCCGTGGGAAGGGAGCGCTGTGGGCAAACGGCTCCGGCACG ATGCGACGGCTGTGCTTGGCGCTGACACCGAGGACGACGTCCCCGCGGTCACCAGAGCGCTGGAGTCGCCCGGAGCTCAGGCTGCGGACGGAGACACTGCGGAAAG GCTGCAGGAAACACCTTCTGCTGACAACAAAAACCGCTCCAAAAGGAAACGCTGCGAGGCCTGGGGAGAGAACCTCAAGCAGAACGACTGGAGAAGAGTGGGCGACTGGCCCGTGGGGAtgaaaaatattggaaatacATGTTGGTTTAGCGCTGTCATACAG TCTCTGTTCCAGCTGCCCGAATTCCGGAGGCTGGTCCTTGGCTACTCCCTCCCACAAAACGTGCTCGAGAGTTGTCGCAGCCGCGCT ggaaaaagaaatatcgCATTCATGCAAGAGCTTCAGTGCCTGTTTGCTTTAATGCTGGGGACGCGTCGTAAGTTTGTAGACCCTTCTGCAGCGCTGGAACTCCTGAGGGACGCGTTTAGATCCGCGGAAGAACAGCAG CAAGACGTGAGCGAGTTCACGCACAAGCTGCTGGACTGGCTGGAGGACGCGTTCCAGCTTGCGGTGAACGTCAA gagccccagggacaaATCAGAAAACCCGATGGTGCAGCTTTTCTACGGCACTTTCCTGACTGAGGGTGTCCACGAGG GCAATACCTTTTCCAAGATCGAGACCTTTGGTCAGTATCCCCTTCAGGTGAACGGTTACCGAGACTTGGCCGAGTGCCTGGCGGGAGCGATGGTGGAGGGGGAGCTGGAGGCGCCGCAGGCACTGACGTACGGACAGCAG CGCTGGTTTACAAAACTTCCACCAGTACTGACCTTTGAGCTCTCCCGGTTTGAGTTCAATCAGTCACTGGGACAGCCCGAGAAAATTCACACCAAGCTGGAATTCCCCCAGACTATTTATATGGACAG GTACCTCTACAGCAGCAAAGAGCTTATTCAGGCGAAGCGAGAAGAACTGAAGAGGCTGAAGGAGAAAATGGTGGTCCTGCAGCAGAAGCTGGAAAG GTACCTGCGGTTCGGCTCCGGCCCCGTGCGCTTCCCGCTGCCCGACATGCTGCGCTCCGTGCTGGAGTTCGTGGGCACGGGGACACCGCTGATGTCACCTGGGACGCCGCTGATGTCACCTGCCCAGGGCCAGCCGAACAG CATGCTAGAGAGGCAGGATGCTGGGATTGAAGACGCAGGTTTCTTTCTGGCGAATTCCTCACCGCAGCAAAACCCGCGTTCGCTGCTCCAGCCGTGCGGTTCCCCAGCAGAAATGTCGGATCGTCCGGCTCCTCGCGCGGTTTCCGAGGAAGAGCTGAACCTCGTTCGGACATGTCTGCAGCGATGGAGGGACGAGGTTGAGCGAGACGTGCAAG AGCTGAAGGAGTCTATTGCCAGAATCAACATGTCCATTGAGCAGATGTACTGCGACCCGCTCCTCCAGCAG GTTCCCTACGGCCTGCACGCCGTCCTGGTGCACGAAGGGCAGGCCAACGCCGGGCACTACTGGGCCTACGTGTACGACCGGCCTCGCCAAGCCTGGCTCAAGTACAACGACATCGCGGTGACCGAGTCGTCGTGGGAGGAGCTGCGGAGGGACTCGTTCGGGGGTGTGCGGAACGCCAGCGCCTACTGCCTGATGTACACCCGCGGCTCGGCCGCAG ACAACGGCGATGTCTCAGAGGccgggcagctgcaggaggagctcGACGCCTTGTCCCCGGAGCTGAGACACTACGTGCAGGAGGAGAACTGGCGCCTGGAGCGCGAGGCGGAGGAGTGGGACGAGGAGCAGTCCTGCAAGGTGCCTCCGACGGAGCCGTCGCCCGCCTCGGGGTCACAGGAGCTCTCCTCCGAGTCGGGACCAG ACCTGCCGCCGGGCCGCGAGCGGAGCGTGCGCTCGCTGTCCTCCGAGCACGCCCGCATGGCCACGGAGCAGACGGCCCAGGCCATCGCCAACACCGCCGACGCCTACGAGAGGCACGGCGTGGAGGCCGCGCTCTGCGAG CCTGAGGAGGTAGAGCCGGTGGAGGCCCCGGCGGGAGGAGCGGCCGGGACGGCTGAGGCCGAGCGGCTGCGGGATGCAGAACAGCCCGAACCGGCTGCCCCGACCAGCTCCCGGCTCTCCGAGGTGGAAATCCCCAGCGTGGGGAAGATCCCCGTTAGGTCTGATGCAGACGGATATAATGAGGAG GTGATGCTGAGCCCCGCCATGCAAGGCGTCATCCTGGCCATTGCCAAAGCACGCCAGACCTTCGATCGCGATGGGTCTGAAGCGGGGCTCGTCAAG GCGTTCCATGAGGAGTACTCGCGGCTGTACCTGCTGGCCAAGGAGACCCCGACGCCGCGGAGCGACGCGCGACTGCAGCACGTGCTCATCTACCTGCTGCAGAACAACGCTCCGCAGCAGGTGGTGGAGCGGACCCTGCTCGAGCAGTTTGCCGACAAAAACCTCAGCTACGACGAAAG GTCCATCAGCATCATGAAGGTGGCGCGGGCGAAGCTGAGGGAGATCGGCCCCGACGACGTGGATATGGAGGAGTACCAG AGATGGCACGAAGACTACAGCCTTTTCCGCAAGGTCTCGGTGTACCTGCTGACGGGCCTGGAGCTCTACCAGAACAGAAA GTACCAGGAGTCGCTGACCTACCTGGTCTACGCCTACCAGAGCAACGGGCAGCTGCTGCGCAaggggccgggccgcggcgtGAGCGAGGCACTCATCGCCCTGTACCGCAGGAAATGTCTCCTG AAGCTGAACGAGGTGGCGGCGGCGCTGTTTGTGAGCGCGGAGGACGCTCGTGTGGCGGAGGGTGTGGGCATCCTGAACGAGCTGATCATCCCCTGCATGCACCTCATGAACAGCTTCGACATCTCCAAGGAGGATCTGGATGCCCTCGAGGCCATGAGGAGCCGCTGGTGCTCCTACCTGGGCCGCGAGGACATGGACG CGCGGCTGCAACTGCAGCTGGGCGAGCTGCTGCCCCGGCTCCTGGACAGCTCCGGCGAGGCGGTGGTGCTGAAGGAGCCCCCGAAGATCCGCCCCAACTCCCCGTACGACCTGTGCAGTCGCTTCGCGGCCGTCATGGAGTCTATCCACGCGGCCTCCGCCATCACTGTCAACTGA
- the USP28 gene encoding ubiquitin carboxyl-terminal hydrolase 28 isoform X2, translated as MLLNQLKEITGIQDSAFLHAALKAANGDLTAAVTFLTEEQAQEPAGDAAAAELAPWEGSAVGKRLRHDATAVLGADTEDDVPAVTRALESPGAQAADGDTAERLQETPSADNKNRSKRKRCEAWGENLKQNDWRRVGDWPVGMKNIGNTCWFSAVIQSLFQLPEFRRLVLGYSLPQNVLESCRSRAGKRNIAFMQELQCLFALMLGTRRKFVDPSAALELLRDAFRSAEEQQQDVSEFTHKLLDWLEDAFQLAVNVKSPRDKSENPMVQLFYGTFLTEGVHEGNTFSKIETFGQYPLQVNGYRDLAECLAGAMVEGELEAPQALTYGQQRWFTKLPPVLTFELSRFEFNQSLGQPEKIHTKLEFPQTIYMDRYLYSSKELIQAKREELKRLKEKMVVLQQKLERYLRFGSGPVRFPLPDMLRSVLEFVGTGTPLMSPGTPLMSPAQGQPNSMLERQDAGIEDAGFFLANSSPQQNPRSLLQPCGSPAEMSDRPAPRAVSEEELNLVRTCLQRWRDEVERDVQELKESIARINMSIEQMYCDPLLQQVPYGLHAVLVHEGQANAGHYWAYVYDRPRQAWLKYNDIAVTESSWEELRRDSFGGVRNASAYCLMYTRGSAADNGDVSEAGQLQEELDALSPELRHYVQEENWRLEREAEEWDEEQSCKVPPTEPSPASGSQELSSESGPDLPPGRERSVRSLSSEHARMATEQTAQAIANTADAYERHGVEAALCEPEEVEPVEAPAGGAAGTAEAERLRDAEQPEPAAPTSSRLSEVEIPSVGKIPVRSDADGYNEEVMLSPAMQGVILAIAKARQTFDRDGSEAGLVKAFHEEYSRLYLLAKETPTPRSDARLQHVLIYLLQNNAPQQVVERTLLEQFADKNLSYDERSISIMKVARAKLREIGPDDVDMEEYQRWHEDYSLFRKVSVYLLTGLELYQNRKYQESLTYLVYAYQSNGQLLRKGPGRGVSEALIALYRRKCLLKLNEVAAALFVSAEDARVAEGVGILNELIIPCMHLMNSFDISKEDLDALEAMRSRWCSYLGREDMDARLQLQLGELLPRLLDSSGEAVVLKEPPKIRPNSPYDLCSRFAAVMESIHAASAITVN; from the exons ATGCTTTTAAACCAGCTGAAAGAGATCACGGGGATTCAAGATTCAGCTTTCCTGCACGCAGCTCTAAAG GCTGCAAATGGGGACCTGACGGCAGCCGTCACGTTCCTGACGGAGGAGCAGGCGCAGGAGCCGGCCGGGGACGCGGCTGCCGCGGAGCTGGCGCCGTGGGAAGGGAGCGCTGTGGGCAAACGGCTCCGGCACG ATGCGACGGCTGTGCTTGGCGCTGACACCGAGGACGACGTCCCCGCGGTCACCAGAGCGCTGGAGTCGCCCGGAGCTCAGGCTGCGGACGGAGACACTGCGGAAAG GCTGCAGGAAACACCTTCTGCTGACAACAAAAACCGCTCCAAAAGGAAACGCTGCGAGGCCTGGGGAGAGAACCTCAAGCAGAACGACTGGAGAAGAGTGGGCGACTGGCCCGTGGGGAtgaaaaatattggaaatacATGTTGGTTTAGCGCTGTCATACAG TCTCTGTTCCAGCTGCCCGAATTCCGGAGGCTGGTCCTTGGCTACTCCCTCCCACAAAACGTGCTCGAGAGTTGTCGCAGCCGCGCT ggaaaaagaaatatcgCATTCATGCAAGAGCTTCAGTGCCTGTTTGCTTTAATGCTGGGGACGCGTCGTAAGTTTGTAGACCCTTCTGCAGCGCTGGAACTCCTGAGGGACGCGTTTAGATCCGCGGAAGAACAGCAG CAAGACGTGAGCGAGTTCACGCACAAGCTGCTGGACTGGCTGGAGGACGCGTTCCAGCTTGCGGTGAACGTCAA gagccccagggacaaATCAGAAAACCCGATGGTGCAGCTTTTCTACGGCACTTTCCTGACTGAGGGTGTCCACGAGG GCAATACCTTTTCCAAGATCGAGACCTTTGGTCAGTATCCCCTTCAGGTGAACGGTTACCGAGACTTGGCCGAGTGCCTGGCGGGAGCGATGGTGGAGGGGGAGCTGGAGGCGCCGCAGGCACTGACGTACGGACAGCAG CGCTGGTTTACAAAACTTCCACCAGTACTGACCTTTGAGCTCTCCCGGTTTGAGTTCAATCAGTCACTGGGACAGCCCGAGAAAATTCACACCAAGCTGGAATTCCCCCAGACTATTTATATGGACAG GTACCTCTACAGCAGCAAAGAGCTTATTCAGGCGAAGCGAGAAGAACTGAAGAGGCTGAAGGAGAAAATGGTGGTCCTGCAGCAGAAGCTGGAAAG GTACCTGCGGTTCGGCTCCGGCCCCGTGCGCTTCCCGCTGCCCGACATGCTGCGCTCCGTGCTGGAGTTCGTGGGCACGGGGACACCGCTGATGTCACCTGGGACGCCGCTGATGTCACCTGCCCAGGGCCAGCCGAACAG CATGCTAGAGAGGCAGGATGCTGGGATTGAAGACGCAGGTTTCTTTCTGGCGAATTCCTCACCGCAGCAAAACCCGCGTTCGCTGCTCCAGCCGTGCGGTTCCCCAGCAGAAATGTCGGATCGTCCGGCTCCTCGCGCGGTTTCCGAGGAAGAGCTGAACCTCGTTCGGACATGTCTGCAGCGATGGAGGGACGAGGTTGAGCGAGACGTGCAAG AGCTGAAGGAGTCTATTGCCAGAATCAACATGTCCATTGAGCAGATGTACTGCGACCCGCTCCTCCAGCAG GTTCCCTACGGCCTGCACGCCGTCCTGGTGCACGAAGGGCAGGCCAACGCCGGGCACTACTGGGCCTACGTGTACGACCGGCCTCGCCAAGCCTGGCTCAAGTACAACGACATCGCGGTGACCGAGTCGTCGTGGGAGGAGCTGCGGAGGGACTCGTTCGGGGGTGTGCGGAACGCCAGCGCCTACTGCCTGATGTACACCCGCGGCTCGGCCGCAG ACAACGGCGATGTCTCAGAGGccgggcagctgcaggaggagctcGACGCCTTGTCCCCGGAGCTGAGACACTACGTGCAGGAGGAGAACTGGCGCCTGGAGCGCGAGGCGGAGGAGTGGGACGAGGAGCAGTCCTGCAAGGTGCCTCCGACGGAGCCGTCGCCCGCCTCGGGGTCACAGGAGCTCTCCTCCGAGTCGGGACCAG ACCTGCCGCCGGGCCGCGAGCGGAGCGTGCGCTCGCTGTCCTCCGAGCACGCCCGCATGGCCACGGAGCAGACGGCCCAGGCCATCGCCAACACCGCCGACGCCTACGAGAGGCACGGCGTGGAGGCCGCGCTCTGCGAG CCTGAGGAGGTAGAGCCGGTGGAGGCCCCGGCGGGAGGAGCGGCCGGGACGGCTGAGGCCGAGCGGCTGCGGGATGCAGAACAGCCCGAACCGGCTGCCCCGACCAGCTCCCGGCTCTCCGAGGTGGAAATCCCCAGCGTGGGGAAGATCCCCGTTAGGTCTGATGCAGACGGATATAATGAGGAG GTGATGCTGAGCCCCGCCATGCAAGGCGTCATCCTGGCCATTGCCAAAGCACGCCAGACCTTCGATCGCGATGGGTCTGAAGCGGGGCTCGTCAAG GCGTTCCATGAGGAGTACTCGCGGCTGTACCTGCTGGCCAAGGAGACCCCGACGCCGCGGAGCGACGCGCGACTGCAGCACGTGCTCATCTACCTGCTGCAGAACAACGCTCCGCAGCAGGTGGTGGAGCGGACCCTGCTCGAGCAGTTTGCCGACAAAAACCTCAGCTACGACGAAAG GTCCATCAGCATCATGAAGGTGGCGCGGGCGAAGCTGAGGGAGATCGGCCCCGACGACGTGGATATGGAGGAGTACCAG AGATGGCACGAAGACTACAGCCTTTTCCGCAAGGTCTCGGTGTACCTGCTGACGGGCCTGGAGCTCTACCAGAACAGAAA GTACCAGGAGTCGCTGACCTACCTGGTCTACGCCTACCAGAGCAACGGGCAGCTGCTGCGCAaggggccgggccgcggcgtGAGCGAGGCACTCATCGCCCTGTACCGCAGGAAATGTCTCCTG AAGCTGAACGAGGTGGCGGCGGCGCTGTTTGTGAGCGCGGAGGACGCTCGTGTGGCGGAGGGTGTGGGCATCCTGAACGAGCTGATCATCCCCTGCATGCACCTCATGAACAGCTTCGACATCTCCAAGGAGGATCTGGATGCCCTCGAGGCCATGAGGAGCCGCTGGTGCTCCTACCTGGGCCGCGAGGACATGGACG CGCGGCTGCAACTGCAGCTGGGCGAGCTGCTGCCCCGGCTCCTGGACAGCTCCGGCGAGGCGGTGGTGCTGAAGGAGCCCCCGAAGATCCGCCCCAACTCCCCGTACGACCTGTGCAGTCGCTTCGCGGCCGTCATGGAGTCTATCCACGCGGCCTCCGCCATCACTGTCAACTGA
- the LOC135998780 gene encoding 5-hydroxytryptamine receptor 3A-like: protein MVPTALGALLALLPLAAPLQSPGARQGGWTPEPAQTALHRLSHYLLARYQKGTRPVRDWRTTTNVAIDLMVYAILGVDEKNQVLTTYIWYRQHWTDEFLRWDPARFDNLTQISLPAESIWVPDILINEFVDVGKSPPVPYVYVGHHGEVQNLKPIQVVTACSLDIYNFPFDVQNCSLTFTSWLHHIRDLNLSLWRQPELVKFDQSIFMNQGEWELLYVLSHFQEFSVKSSDSYAEMKFYVVIRRRPLFYTVSLLLPSIFLMVMDIVGFYLPPNSGERVSFKITLLLGYSVFLIIVSDTLPATAVGTPLIGIYFVVCMALLVISLTETILIVRLVHKQDLQPHVPQWVKRLLLERATVLLCIGDRKKFSQSRTQSSDLSGQVENNDSTAKLNHYSGEDPRECEAAGGTMPAPAFAEQTESSPLAQGILREVAAIRRFLEKREEFRDVARDWLQVGYVLDVLLFRAYLVAVLAYSVTLGTLWSVWRDA from the exons ATGGTCCCCACCGCGCTCGGGGCGCTACTGGCCCTGCTGCCGCTGGCCGCGCCACTGCAGAGCCCAG GTGCCCGCCAGGGGGGCTGGACACCAGAGCCCGCCCAGACCGCCCTGCACCGCCTGTCCCACTACCTGCTGGCCCGCTACCAGAAGGGGACCCGGCCCGTGCGGGACTGGCGAACGACCACCAACGTGGCCATCGACCTCATGGTCTACGCCATCCTGGGTGTG GATGAGAAGAACCAGGTGCTGACCACCTACATCTGGTACAGGCAG cacTGGACAGACGAGTTCCTGAGGTGGGACCCGGCACGATTCGACAACCTGACGCAGATTTCCCTCCCTGCAGAGAGCATCTGGGTGCCCGACATCCTCATCAACGAGTT CGTGGACGTCGGCAAGTCTCCCCCCGTCCCCTATGTCTACGTTGGCCACCACGGGGAGGTGCAGAACCTCAAGCCCATCCAGGTGGTGACTGCCTGCAGCCTGGACATCTACAACTTTCCCTTCGACGTGCAGAACTGCTCGCTCACCTTCACCAGCTGGCTGCACCACA TCCGCGACCTCAACCTCTCGCTGTGGCGGCAGCCGGAGCTGGTCAAGTTCGACCAGAGCATCTTCATGAACCAGGGCGAGTGGGAGCTGCTCTACGTGCTCAGCCACTTCCAGGAGTTCAGCGTCAAGAGCAGCGACAGCTACGCTGAGATGAAATTCTAT GTGGTCATCCGCAGACGGCCTCTTTTCTACACCGTcagcctgctgctccccagcatctTCCTGATGGTGATGGACATCGTGGGCTTCTACCTGCCTCCCAACAGTGGCGAGAGGGTCTCTTTCAAGATCACCCTCCTGCTAGGCTACTCGGTTTTCCTCATCATCGTGTCTGACACACTGCCAGCTACTGCCGTAGGCACCCCGTTGATAG GCATCTACTTTGTGGTGTGCATGGCGCTGCTGGTCAtcagcctgacagagaccatCCTGATCGTGCGCCTGGTGCACAAGCAAgacctgcagccccacgtcccCCAGTGGGTCAAGCGCCTGCTGCTGGAACGAGCCACCGTCCTGCTCTGCATTGGGGACAGGAAGAAATTCAGCCAAAGCAGGACCCAGAGCTCAGACTTGTCCGGGCAGGTGGAGAACAATGACAGCACAG CCAAGCTGAACCACTACAGTGGTGAGGACCCCCGGGAGTGCGAGGCGGCGGGGGGCACGATGCCTGCGCCAGCCTTTGCCGAGCAGACGGAGAGCTCCCCGCTGGCGCAGGGCATCCTGCGCGAGGTCGCCGCCATCCGCCGCTTCCTGGAGAAGCGCGAGGAGTTCCGCGACGTGGCCCGCGACTGGCTGCAAGTGGGCTATGTCTTGGATGTCCTGCTCTTCCGAGCCTACCTAGTGGCCGTGCTGGCCTACAGCGTCACACTGGGCACCCTCTGGTCGGTCTGGCGGGACGCCTGA